In Harmonia axyridis chromosome X, icHarAxyr1.1, whole genome shotgun sequence, a single window of DNA contains:
- the LOC123686693 gene encoding uncharacterized protein LOC123686693: protein MSTRGKIMVELARQRADVQNSKDSTELNGDEVNNPQFAENSGLNATSEIDETNVLPEHGPSTSNPRECSEYLESDDEPFSSDQSEYEPDSISSSSVSGAENLDGMEEFPVITDKSRKRKRCAKDWKRNIAKARRQRGEAYLSSRGKHVPGVCMKDPCSPKCRQKCGERISNNERLLIFKRYYELKTYERKRDFINGHTEKKLKKWHTKQNSRRKSTIIFYLPINQEKVKVCKTMFMNTLGIRKGVVDIAMQKRTSENTTQEDQRGKHKKKYTSPEVLDSVRKHIEKFPVMSSHYCRARSSRKYLCSDLNISIMYAMYSEECIEKRATPASSAIYRKVFSEEYNLGFYRPRKDQCRLCMAFNCPSSDKVALESQYAAHLAAKDRARQEKRLSKQRADDSRGNIVSCNFDLQQVLLVPNDPTNNALFYKQRFKVFNFTVYNTVSKAGDCFMWTEVDGKRGSCEIASCLFTYFKSLPDSVKKIECFSDRCGGQNLNKFMAGMCLTAVQDIPHLDEIDLMFLVVGHSEMECDSMHSAISTEFKRVGRANWPQDWKTIAKCARRKGDKPYIVHEIQNRAILNWKNHAEKNLIFRAKDENNKPVGWQKMCWINFSKSRPYILRFKENFDDEFRTLNCNRKTRTTPLLSSATLQSLYKDKLPIKKDKYDDLLSLFRTNPPAISTEYKYYYENLPYTRTKSEQEPPGSDIDISDIDYD from the exons atgtCTACGAGAGGAAAGATTATGGTTGAACTTGCAAGGCAACGGGCAG ACGTCCAAAATAGTAAGGACTCGACTGAATTGAATGGAGATGAAGTGAATAATCCACAATTTGCAGAAAATTCAG GTCTGAATGCCACAAGTGAAATTGATGAAACTAACGTTTTACCTGAGCATGGCCCTAGTACTTCAAATCCGCGTGAATGTTCTGAGTATTTGGAGTCCGATGATGAACCCTTTTCGTCAGATCAGTCGGAATATGAACCAGATTCAATTTCTTCTAGTAGCGTCTCCGGAGCTGAGAATTTAGATGGTATGGAAGAGTTTCCTGTGATAACAGATAAATCTAGAAAACGGAAGAGATGTGCAAAGGATTGGAAACGCAATATTGCGAAGGCAAGAAGACAACGTGGCGAAGCGTATTTATCTTCAAGAGGTAAACACGTACCTGGCGTTTGCATGAAAGATCCATGTTCTCCTAAATGCCGTCAAAAATGCGGTGAACGGATTTCTAATAACGAGAGGCTCCTTATTTTCAAAAGGTACTATGAGCTGAAGACTTATGAAAGAAAGCGTGATTTTATTAATGGTCACacagagaaaaaattgaaaaaatggcatACCAAGCAAAACTCAAGACGTAAAAGTACAATTATATTCTACTTACCAATTAATCAAGAGAAAGTTAAAGTATGCAAAACAATGTTTATGAATACATTGGGCATCCGAAAAGGTGTTGTAGATATTGCAATGCAGAAAAGAACAAGCGAAAATACGACACAGGAAGACCAGAGAGGTAAgcataagaaaaaatatacGTCGCCGGAAGTCTTGGACTCGGTAAGAAAGCATATCGAGAAGTTCCCTGTTATGTCTTCTCATTACTGTCGCGCAAGATCATCAAGAAAATATTTATGCAGTGATCTCAACATTAGTATTATGTATGCAATGTACAGTGAAGAGTGCATAGAAAAAAGGGCAACACCAGCAAGTTCTGCAATTTATAGGAAGGTATTTTCTGAGGAATATAACTTGGGTTTTTATCGCCCACGAAAGGACCAATGTCGTTTATGTATGGCCTTTAACTGTCCTTCTAGCGATAAAGTTGCTTTAGAATCCCAATATGCAGCCCATCTAGCAGCCAAGGATAGGGCTCGTCAAGAAAAACGGTTGAGCAAACAACGAGCTGATGATTCCCGTGGAAACATTGTCAGTTGCAATTTTGACCTGCAGCAAGTACTTCTCGTGCCAAATGATCCGACAAATAATGCTCTTTTTTACAAACAGCGGTTTAAAGTATTTAACTTTACGGTGTACAATACAGTTTCAAAAGCAGGCGACTGTTTCATGTGGACAGAGGTGGACGGAAAACGAGGAAGCTGTGAAATTGCCTCGTGTCTTTTTACCTACTTCAAGTCTCTGCCAGATTcagttaaaaaaattgaatgcttCAGCGATAGATGTGGAGGCCAAAATTTGAATAAGTTTATGGCTGGAATGTGTTTAACTGCTGTTCAAGATATTCCACATCTTGATGAAATAGATCTCATGTTCCTGGTAGTTGGACATAGTGAGATGGAGTGTGACTCTATGCACTCGGCTATATCAACTGAGTTTAAGAGGGTTGGTAGGGCAAACTGGCCTCAAGACTGGAAGACAATTGCCAAATGTGCTCGACGAAAGGGCGATAAGCCCTATATTGTCCATGAAATTCAGAATAGAGCTATATTGAATTGGAAAAATCATGCCGAGAAAAATCTGATATTCAGAGCTAAAGATGAGAATAACAAACCGGTAGGATGGCAAAAAATGTGCtggataaatttttcaaaatccaGACCCTACATTCTCAGATTCAAAGAGAACTTCGATGATGAATTCAGAACTCTGAATTGTAATAGAAAAACGAGGACTACTCCATTGCTCTCATCAGCTACGTTGCAGTCACTGTACAAAGATAAGCTTCCTATTAAAAAGGACAAATATGATGACCTCTTGTCTTTATTCAGAACTAATCCACCAGCAATTTCTACTGAGTATAAATACTACTACGAAAATCTGCCGTATACAAGAACTAAATCTGAACAGGAGCCTCCAGGATCTGATATAGATATCAGTGATATTGATTATGATTAA